CCTGCTGTGGCCTGGGTCTCCTCTGCACATCACAGCAGCACTCAGGCACCGTGGTTAGGTATAAAACACAGGGTGGCACAAGGCCATTGGCCGTGCTGTTTACTGGTGCAGGCCACTGCTTCATCTGACCTCACAAGACTTGTAGCTTCTTGAGCATAGAAAGGAAGCTACGAAGCTAGAAAGATGTGGTGTGAGCTGCTGGGTCTGCCTATGGCATGGTTCACTTCAGCAAACTCTCCCCTGAGTATATCTGGTTGGCAGGACCTAAAATCACATCCTGAATCTGGTTGCGAGGGATTCTGGGAATTGCAGTTTTTCTCTGTCCAACCCGTATGCCTTCTGTTTAGCTCTAGGCAGACACCTGCTCAGTCAATCCCCAATATCTATATCattgcagagaaaagggaagtcCCATCAGTGTTTGACTCCATTAGTGACAAGTTTTCCAGCCTCAAAAGCGATGTTGAAGGGCCAACGGTGATGCTCTGAGACGCTGCAGAATGTGGCTCACGCTATGAAGGACTTTGTGCAAATCTCTCATGCCTTCAGCTTCAGGTGACCTTGGTCATTAAGAAGGCaggaagtggggatccctgggtggctcagaggtttagcacctgcctttggcccagggcatgatcctggagtcctgggatggagtcccgcatcccgctccctgcatggagcctgcttctccctctgcctgtgtctctgcctctctctctctctctctctctgtctttcatgaataaataaataaaatcttaaaaaaaaaaaagaaggcaagaagtCAGTATCCTGGACTTTTTCTCCTTTACATCCACTCAGTGGACTAGAATCTTAAAAGAACTTACCAGGTATTTTGATCATGATAGTCTAGGTTAGGCTACGGGATAAACAGCCCATGACCACCAGTGGCTTAGCATTAACGTGGCCAGGGCTACCACCTTGTTCATGCCACCTGTCCAGTGTAGACTGGTCAGGGACTTCGGAGTGCCCCAGGGCTTTGGGCTGACCACAGGTCCATCTTCACACTTCCCCTCAAATGCATTCCTGGTGAGGCAGGAAAAGCAGAATATGGCAAACTACACGCTTGTTTCTGTGAGGAATGAACATGTTGACCCTCCGACTTCActagccaaagcaagtcacatggctcAGCAAACGTCAAGGGGTAGACTGGCAATCTTCCTTGCACTGAAGAACCGAGTATGGTTAATGGGACTGATCAACtctggtgggaggcagaggggacagccATGCCCCCTACACCGTCCTGGTTCCCTGTACTCCAGCTGGGGCCACTTAACATTCCCCCATTACCATTTTCCCGCAGGCACTGAAAAGTTTAGCTTTAAAGATACGGATacaatttttacttgaaaatggCCTGTGAAAAACCCGGCACAGTCCCCAGAGGCATAATTCTCATCATGCTTTTCCTCAGATACATCTGTGGTTCTCAGTCTGTCATGACTTTGTGGGCTGGGAATGCTGCATGTTTACTTTTGAATAAAAGCCCTGCTTATCTTTCTTGAATTCGGGAGAGAAGGTGATTGGCACAAGAGGTGCAGCCCAGATGGCTCCTCGGGTTCAGCGCAAGTGCTTCACCCGGGCTTTCTCTGACCACCTTCTCCCCAGCTGGAAGCCATCTGCTCTCATGAGTCCCTACTTTGCCTgtgctccccactccctccctcaccccccattCCTGGCACGGTCCCTCATTGCATTATCAACGTTTGTATAAATGTTTCACTTCCCCCACTAGCTCTCTGAGAGCCAGAACTTGATTTGATCCATCTAGAACTGTCCCTGCTACACAGATGgcaattcctaagtatttttgaATAGGTCAAAAAATGAACCTCTATCTTTACTGTAGGGCCTTTCCTGCTGGAGTATTTCAGTGTCTTCTgagtaaaagaaagaataggTGGGTGGATGAATGGCTGGATGGCTGGATGGCTAGATgcacaaatgaaagaataaaggatTGAATATGTATAGAGTCAGTTAACCTCTCCTAGGGAAGCTAAGCAAGCCTATTGTCCCCAGATAGTTCTGCTGATTCTGACCGGCTAACACAGAAATGTGGGCTCTTGGAACAGAGGGGACAGATGGAAGTGGAGTGATGCAGGGCCACTTCTCACCACTCtgcaaactgaggcccaggccctGCTATGGCCAGCTGTGTCCCCTGCACCTGTACACAACCAGACTTTGGTCATGATTGAACTTGAATGCACCAGGGGCAAAATTTGCTGGGACAAGGGTGTAGGGTGTTACTCTCTTCTCTGATGGTTTCTGTGGCCCAAACTGAGCAGGGTGGAGGAAGAAGCCAAGGGACAGTGGAGTCTCTAGCAATTCTTGCCTGTGAAACTGCCCTGCTGGGTCCCTGCTTTCTACATGAAATGTTTTCCAGGCTGAGGCATGATATAGCCCCGGGTCCCTGAAGCCTAGAAGAGGTCAGTGGCCTGAAGCAGCAAGAGCCAGAGGGATAGCCCCAGAGAAAGTGTCCTTCCATTGTTCCCTTGCCCATTGAGAGGAGCCTCAAGTACCACTTCCTCTTTCTTGGGAGATGGGAAACACGCCACCACAAATTCCTGTGCCTCACAGATCTCTGCAGGCTGGAGTCCTGaaaagggagggcagagaggcaggGTCATGTGGGGCAGTGTCCTGTGTCCAAGTGGTGGTGGGGTGAAGGGACTAGCAGACACCCCTCTTTCTTCTGCAATAAAAGGACAGAAACGTTACCTCCCCTTCATCTCAAAGAAACGCATAGAGCTGAGAAATGGTCCCTCTGCGGGGCTTAGCACTCAACGTAGGGGACTTGAGACTTCTTTGCCTTGGTCTTCTCTCGCCTTTCATctcatgagaaagagaaatgtgtGGATGCAGAAGGAAGCCCAGAGATTTGGGGACCATCTCCACCCCAGTGGTAGGGAGTGGTGCTTCCATGGGGTCCGCCTGGATAGTCCCTGGGCCAAGAGGCATCAATAAGGCCAATGGGATGCTGTGTATGGACGCTGACTCTGGGGAACCCGATCCTCTGCCAAAGATGCCACCAAGAGCCCCAAGTGAGaacccacctccctcccttgGCCTCCCTCAGGCTCCTTTGGAATGATGCTCTGTGGCCAAGCAGGTACCAAAGGATAAATGTGCTGTATTAACATGAATACTAATGACAAATGCACTGCAGTAGTAAGCACATCATAGTACATAGAATATTCTCTATATAGTTTgaacatagatataaaataagTTACACTTGTTTCTATTTTCCATCACAGTAGGAGTATAGCATACAAAGTGATTGGTTCAGTGGCCACAAAGCAAGCCAAGGGAAAGACCACGAAGGAGGGCGTAGGGCACTGAGAATGGCAGGGATGTGTCAAGGATGCTGCAGGGTCGctggggctcctgcagggaacATGACCTCAGACCCCCCACATTAGCTTTCTGAGGATCAGCACGAGACCCACTTGAGGAGAGGAGGTGGCTGCCTCTGAGCTGGGTGATTCCAGGCCCTGGGTGGGTGGTGGAGCATTGACAGGGGCAAACAGCATCCAGCAGGCCGACCCACTCTCCCGCTGGCGCTGTTGGACTTCTGTGACTTTAGGAACATGGGCTGCGTAGCCAGACGGCACGGTTTGCTTCTGTGATGTGACAGATGGCCAGACTGATGGCCCACAAAATGCCGGCTGGCCCTGCTCCCTCACCCGCCTGCTCTGGGAGGGCTGAGGTGCCTTGCATGCTTGGCCTGTTCGCCTCGGTTCATCGGCGGCTAGCAGTGCCGGGATCCTGTACACATCGCCGCGGCAGAAGGAAGGGTCTGAGGTCCTGGCTCTGAATCCTCTCTCTAGCACATGTGGCTTCTGCGACTTTGAGAAAGTCACCTAAAGTCCTCTGAGTCTCAAGCTCCTCATCTGCCAAGTGGGGGGACTGGTGCTCATCTCCTTGGGGGGTGGCGAGGGCCGAATGGGATAATGTGTGTAAAGTGCCCAGTACAGTTCCTGGCACCCAGGAGCGGCTGGATGAATGGGAGCAGGGTCTGGTCATTCAAACATCAGGGCTGGGTGGGAAAAACACGAACCTCCCCAAATCTGTGGAGTAAAGCCACCCTGACTGGCTCTGAGTTGAGGATTTAGGGCAACTTCTTTGCCTTCTTCCCTGccaatttttcctcttttctctccagaTCTGAGATTCTTTGAAATGAAGCAAGGGCAGGGTTCAAGGACTGGTCAGCCAGGCAGACAGAGGCTGAGCCTGGGGAAGCACAGAGCTCAGGGCCATGTCTCTTCCAGTCCGGGACCCGGCCGAGGATGCTTCCTTCTAGGCTGCCCGCAGCAGCCCCTTCCCTCACATCTCTCGGCCCTGGAGCATTGCTTCCCTCTGGGAAGCCAAAGAGGGGAAGACAGCACCGCAAACAGTGCAGCGCCTAATAAGGGAGAAGCCTTTTCCATCTGCTCCGAGCCTGGGATCTGGAGGTGGAGGGGCCACCGTTGGGAGGGGGCTGCCTCTGCGGGAGAAGGCAGCTCTCTGGGTGGTGggagatgggagggagagagggatggaggccGTCCTGAGGCCCTGTGAGCGCTCCCGTGCGTCTCCCAATGCTGAGGACTTGGAGATGTGTCCAAAGACCAGCCTGGAAGCCTGGGGATGCCTGCCCCTTCTCATCTACAGTGCAGTTCTCAAGCTCTTCACGCATGTGtacgcgcacgtgtgtgtgtgtgtgtgtgtgtgtgtgtgtgtgtgtgtgtgtgatcctcTCTATCTCCTCTGACCCCTGCCGGCTCTGAACCTCCTCCGTCCATCACTCAGCCATTTTTCTCTTGGATGGGGGCAGCAGGTGGGCGGGCAGCTCATTGGGCAGCTCGTGCCCTTCCAGCTTGACCTTGATGAGGTGGTTGGCCAGGGCAAACTCCTCGTCATCCAGCATGCCGTCCTTGTCAATGTCAGCCAGCTTCCAGATCTTGCCCAGCACGCTGTTGGGCAGCTTGGAACGCACCATCTCCTTCTTGGCATTGGCACCTGTGATCTTGCCGTCCACCGGTGACAGGGTGTAGAAGATCTCATCGTACATGGGCTTGTCCCTGGCCACCACCCACTCGGCGTCATCGATgccctccccggccccctccccgtAGCCGTGCCCGAAGGGACCATGCAGGGTGCCCTCGAACGCTCCACCCTTCACCATCTGGACGGGCCGCTGCGTCTCCTCCTGCCGCACCAGCACCATTAGCTGCGCAATGTCGTGGGCCAGCATGTCATCCACCACCTCCAGCAGCTTGCTTTTCAGTGGCTGGAATTTGCTAAAGTCCTGGGCCTGCAGCTGgtcctgggaagagggagagaaaaagaaaagtgagggtAGAAGACCAGGGAGGGAGATCGTTCCCCTTGATGGGGACCCTGTCTTCTGCTAATGCTGGAATGTTCCCAGCCCTGAAGGCTAAGCCAatcacaaaataatgaaatactgaaagatgtgagagaggaggagaaaaaaaggtaCAATGGCCCTTGGTGGAAGCCTTCAGGAGAGAATAGTTGCAAGGGtctggggaagaaaaggaaatttaaccAATACTGGTTTGCTCCATTCATCTAGAATCCTTTTAATGCTCTAGAAAACaattaaatttctctttcacTAGTTTCGGCTACTGAAGAGTGGTTCCTAAATGCTTTGTCCCCTGAGACGGGGGCATGTGCGTCTCTCTGCTTTAATCTGGGTTCTTTCTGAGCAAAAGGCAGGGGCTTCACTGAGTGATCTCATTCACTCCCCCAGGGCCTTTCTGAGGGAGGAACATCACATTCTATCCCCATTTAGGGAAGGGAAGACTGAGGCAGAGGCAACAAATCACAATAGAAGCCAAGGCTCATCCTCACACCAGTGGTTCTTACTCAGGATGCTCATTGGAATTACCTGGACAGAGTTTTCGAATATCGGCTTCTCCCCTGAGGGTCCTGACCCAATAGACATAGGCAGGCAGGCAGATTCTGTAAAAGCTCCCCTCCTTGCCTTCCCATGACACCCACACCGCACAGCAAGAGAAATCTGTTCCACTTCGCACATCTCTGCAATTCTGAGAGGTCCTGGGTCTAGAACACCCAGCTCCTTCTTGGCCTTTTTGGTGACAAGGTGAGAGCTTTCTGCTCCTGCCCTGGCTCTGGCCACAGCAAGCTCAGGACACAGGGCAGACACCAGTACACAGGGGAAGTCTCAGGGACTAGCACATCAAGTTCACTgtagaaaaattcagaaaacaccCACAGCTACATTTCAAGAGAGAGTGTTAGCTCGTGCATTTCTCACCTCCCTTCCAAGGCAGGGCGGGACCTGGGAGGCCAGTGGGGCAGGGGGTTGGGTGTGCAGGGCAGGAGCAGATgagcccttcctcctccccttggcGCATAACCTCCCAAGGTCCCTGGTGTCTCTTTCAGCCCAACCACAGCTAGGTGTGTGGTGGGCTCCTAAACAGACATCCTGATGTCTTCTAGGGGCACAGTGGGTACCCCCATCACCCCACACAAATGCCCGCCAGGATGGCCACTCACATGATTGGTTCAACGTCCCTAACAACACATCCTAACGTGGTACTGGCAAACAGATGAGAAGGTGAAATCATTTATGAAGCCAAGGGATTCCTCACATTAGTAATGGGGTCATATGGTCCCTTTCAAATGTTATCTTACAGATCATGACACTCTCAACAGAAAGAGAGTTTATAAATTGGAAGTATTCTAAGTACAGCTGAGTGACAAACCTGAATTATGTTAAAGTAATTCTAAAGTCAGAAACTGGCTCGTGGATGGCAGTTATGGGAATGAATGGATATATGATCAAATGTGTAGTTTGAAGgtctacttttttctctttcttttagcaCATGGGAAACTAAAAATGCCTATTTGAACCTCTAGTGTTGAGCTGAGAAACAAGTTCCCAAGCCAACCATCAGCAACAGGAGCATAAACAGTATTACTACTATATCTGttgctattcttaaaaaaattctctacttcttagaaaccttttatttttaaataatcatagaACCACGAGATGTGGTGAAAATTGGGCATATGGATAGGTCCGTTGTGTTCAGCACCCAGATTCCCCCAGCGGTGACATCTTACCTAACTTAACACTGCGTTTTAAGAGTACcatctgtgccaggctctgtgctaagcacctTGCAAATACTACCTCCCTGATGCTCCTAACATCTATAAAGGTGGGTGGGTGCTCCTGGAGCCTCAGACTACAGGGGCTACAGGGGCTCAGAGAGGATCCAGTCAGTATGGTGTGGTGGTTTTTCTCTTGGGCTGTGGGGAGAGCTCCTGGCTCTTCTACTAGCAACCTGTGTGAACACTTCTCTCAGAAAACTACCAGCAATTAATTACAAAGGTTAATTACTTTTGTAAACCTCAGTTTGCTCACCTGCAAAAGGAGGATGAAAATGTCTCCCTCAGAGGACTGCTTTGGGGAATAACATGAGAAACACCGAGATAGGGGCCCATGGTGTACCCCTCGGATGGCAAGCCCCTGTGTAGACTTCTGCCTCCGTGGCTTGTGTCCCAAATTGTTCTCAAGTGGGAGCTCAAGGGTAAATGTGAGCACTTGAAGGTCTAGAGACCCCATGTTAGGTGACATCATTTCACATCACATGATGGGGATTCCAAGCGGTGGTGGCTATGATTGGGGAGGTTCTAAACTGGGGGCATCAGGCCCCAAACATTGCATATACCCCTGCCTCAAAGGGAGCGCTGGGGCTCTGTGTTCTCTCCAGGCCCAGATATGACACCTGCTGGGCCAGTGGCCGTCCAGTGGGGAGCACCAACCTGGGGCCATCTGCTCACCTTATGATTCTGGGTCAGTTTCCATCTGGGGCGTGCAAGGCTGGCTTTCTCCATTGTCAGGCCACTCAGCTGGCTCACATGACATTGTCCCTTGTCCTGGAGCCCCAAACCCTGCTTACCTGCATCCTCTTCAGGTTGGGAAAGTCTCCAGGTGAGATCTGGTGCTCCCGCTCGATGCGGCCATAGATCTCAGCCAGGTTGTTCACCAGCTCCTTCTTCTTATTATCCTTTCCAAACACTGACGGCATCTCCTTCTTCAGGGAGCTGATGATGTAGGCATGAACCTGAgacacaggggcagagagaaaccTTCCGATCTATTCCTTCCCTCCGGGGTGGCTCTCACCCATCTCTTCCCATAAATCCCTCCTCCTACTGCTACTTGTGCAATCATTCCCATCTCACCCCCTCACCTCTGCATGGTTTCTAGCACTGAGCTGGTTTCCCAGATCTCAAGGAAGGGTGGGATGATGGGGAGTTACAGTCAGGGCAGTAATAGGGATGGTAATACTGTTGATGATGCTGGTGATGAGGAAGATGATGATGACAGCCAACATTTCCAGAGTGCCCAGCACTGTGATGTGCCCAGCTgctatattcctttttttcttttttttaaaaagattttattatttattcgagagagagagagagagagagagaagcagaaacataggcagaaggagaagcaggctccatgcaaggagcccgacatgggactcgatcccaggtctccaggattgggccctgggctgaaggcagcgctaaaccactgaaccaccaaggctGCCCCTGCTATATTCCTTATTTCACTTTGTCCTCCCACCCTTTCATTGTATAGCCATGGAGATAGGTACAGAGAGAGTAAGGTCCTCACCAGGGTTAGGATCCCAGTTTGAGAACTAAGGAGGTAGGCTCCCATCTGGCCACCTGATGCCGGGGCCCGTGACCACAACCACCAGGCTGCCTGGGTGATGCTGGGACTCTAGGACGTTGTCACACCCGAAGGTAGTAGCTCAGGGTGGTGGGGGTGGCCCTCAGCTCTTGCAGCCAACTgaccatcccacccccacccgtcCCACAGGGGGCCCAGCCTTACTTTGGCCAGCCTGGCTCTCTTGATGAGGTCGTTGAGCTTGCGCAGGGCAGCATTTCGGGGCAGGCTCTGAATATCTCTGAACAGGTCCTGTTCCTCGGCCTCAAAGAGCTTCCGATTGTCAGGGATGAGAAGGGGGTGGGACCAGAAGGAGCCAATGTAGACGCGGATGACCTCCGGGGTGTTCACGATCTTCCCCAGGGACCACATGAGGGCCCCGTACACCCGCATCAGCTGCTGTGTCTCGATCTGGTCCGCCTTGTTCAGCACCACCCGCATCTTGTCCTCGTGGTTCTTGAGGGCCTTGATGACCTCGGAGAACTCATCAGAGATGTCCAGCTTGTGGGCATCAAAGAGCAGGATGATGCGGTCCACGCGCTCTGCGAACCACTCGAGGACGGCCGCAAAGTCGTACCCTGTGGCAAAGGGACGGTCAGAgggaggggccccggggcccggggaggggttCGGGCAGGGGCAGTCAGGCGCCGCACATAGAGCAAGGTCTCGGGAGTCAGATCTGGGTTCCCACCCCCGGAGTCCTCCACGAGTTCACTATTTGGCCCTGAACATGTTACTCAGTGTGTCTGAGTCAGTGCGTCCTCACCTATAAACGGGCATACCTATAGCTCCGAGTTAACAGAATTAAAAGGACCAGATGCGCTCGGAGCACATAGTTGCTATTACCATCATTATTCCCATGTAGTCTTTTTATTCAGAGACGGGCTCTGCCCAGCAGCAAGGTAGGGGCACAGTCAGTGCCCCCGAGAGACTGGGGCACAGTGACTCGGCCAAGACCATCCTGCTTGCAGGACGCAGTCACCGGGGCGTGGTACTCAGGTCCCCAAACCCCAAGTTCAGTGCTTGCTCTGGCTGGCAAGACATTCGTGGCCCAACCTCATTTCACTGC
This is a stretch of genomic DNA from Canis lupus baileyi chromosome 12, mCanLup2.hap1, whole genome shotgun sequence. It encodes these proteins:
- the EHD3 gene encoding EH domain-containing protein 3, with product MFSWLGSDDRRRKDPEVFQTVSEGLKKLYKTKLLPLEEHYRFHEFHSPALEDADFDNKPMVLLVGQYSTGKTTFIRYLLEQDFPGMRIGPEPTTDSFIAVMYGQVEGIIPGNALVVDPKKPFRKLNAFGNAFLNRFVCAQLPNPVLESISVIDTPGILSGEKQRISRGYDFAAVLEWFAERVDRIILLFDAHKLDISDEFSEVIKALKNHEDKMRVVLNKADQIETQQLMRVYGALMWSLGKIVNTPEVIRVYIGSFWSHPLLIPDNRKLFEAEEQDLFRDIQSLPRNAALRKLNDLIKRARLAKVHAYIISSLKKEMPSVFGKDNKKKELVNNLAEIYGRIEREHQISPGDFPNLKRMQDQLQAQDFSKFQPLKSKLLEVVDDMLAHDIAQLMVLVRQEETQRPVQMVKGGAFEGTLHGPFGHGYGEGAGEGIDDAEWVVARDKPMYDEIFYTLSPVDGKITGANAKKEMVRSKLPNSVLGKIWKLADIDKDGMLDDEEFALANHLIKVKLEGHELPNELPAHLLPPSKRKMAE